The Candidatus Poribacteria bacterium nucleotide sequence GACGGGGCGAACTACAGCATCGTCCCGGCTGAGAGCCCGCTCTTTGACTTCCACGGATACTGGGTCTTCAACGCGCTGGCGACGATGCAGACGGTGACGATCACGCAGGGCGGGCTGGTGACGGCTCCGTCCATCGTCCAGCGTGCGGCTCCGTCGGCTGACTGGCTGGCTCCGCTGACGATCTCGCTGGACAGCGGGATCGACAAGACGGTGGAGCTGGGCGGTGGATCGAAGGCAGTCGTGGGCTTTGACGCCTATGACGTGGGTCTGCCTCCGGCTCCTCCGATTCGCAGCTACTCCGAGTTCTTCGCCAAGACGGACGATCCGATCGAGCGGATGACTCGGAGCGTGCTCCCGTCGAATCTGCGCGAGGCGACTTGGGAGCTCTCGGCGAACCTGGCGGAAGCTGGCACGCTCCGCTGGAAGGCGCTGACGCTTCCCGAAGGCTACCGGATCATCGTCGAGTCGGGCAGCGAACGGCACGACCTGAGCCGGGACGGTTCCATGCGTCTCGACGCCGGTCGGCACTCGTTCACGGCTCGTCTGAGCTTCACGGCTCCGTCTCGCAGCCGTCTGATGACGAACTATCCCAACCCGTTCAATCCGGAGACGTGGATTCCCTTCGAGCTGAAGGAGGGTTCCGCCGTCACGGTGAACATCTACGACGTGGCGGGTTCCCTGGTGCGGACGCTCGATCTGGGCTACCGCGATTCGGGCTACTACACGTCGCGCAGCGATGCGGCTTACTGGGACGGACGCAACGAGCTCGGAGAACGCGTCGCCAGCGGCGTGTATTTCTACGAGCTCCGCGCGGGCAGCTTCCGTGAGACGCGTCGGATGGTGATTCACAAGTAGCCCACGCCAACGGTCAAGCACGTAGGGGCGGGTCTGAGACCCGCCCCTACGACCCGTCCGCAACCAGTGTGAGGGGTAGCTCCCCTCATGGTGAGTCCGCTGGACGGACTCACCGCTTCATCCGCGCGCCCATCTCTCAGCGAGGGATGGGCGCGTTTGTGCTCGCCCTTGAAGTGCGCCCAGGGGATGCGATGCCCAGCGCTTGTGCCACTAGCTCTCTTCGGAGAAGGGGCGGAACCCGC carries:
- a CDS encoding T9SS type A sorting domain-containing protein; this encodes MFSLPGPTTDGSPADLFTRGVVSMYGYNPSPEVQNYYSMFGDVVAEVPGVQVSDDPLPFVSQGWWIFRDPAAGPLPTTFNVDIFDPNAESVDVTLHPRWNMVGVPWSGTTAGAYSTAPNSVYAFDGANYSIVPAESPLFDFHGYWVFNALATMQTVTITQGGLVTAPSIVQRAAPSADWLAPLTISLDSGIDKTVELGGGSKAVVGFDAYDVGLPPAPPIRSYSEFFAKTDDPIERMTRSVLPSNLREATWELSANLAEAGTLRWKALTLPEGYRIIVESGSERHDLSRDGSMRLDAGRHSFTARLSFTAPSRSRLMTNYPNPFNPETWIPFELKEGSAVTVNIYDVAGSLVRTLDLGYRDSGYYTSRSDAAYWDGRNELGERVASGVYFYELRAGSFRETRRMVIHK